Proteins from a genomic interval of Acetobacterium woodii DSM 1030:
- a CDS encoding V-type ATPase subunit yields MSKTKHACISTKALAMSARKINESDYLELIKAKGLKEVFLYLRDNTYYGEFLNKMDPEDLHRTEIEAHLNDLKVREIEKLVHYLAGVEKTFFQVFFVRMEVESLRILIRGIARNDNLESLKGLIVYSEKNTKVPFERLYRAKDWEEFKKLLVGTDYYRVLEIYKDVKVDQDLAMVEKNLDRYYYDLLKNRLRKLDRRANRSLIDLQLRNYDLLNLIWIYRGKKFYNLSREELIAYSLRGGLELNDQRLLKLIDAKNLEEMKNLLVNSEYAFLFNHTKTIDLFMERRRERYLYYQNLKLFGDNDSGLGRVVAYIRLLDFEIEDITSIIESKRYRMSPDETKNYLIRPVD; encoded by the coding sequence ATGTCGAAAACTAAACATGCATGTATAAGTACAAAAGCACTTGCTATGAGCGCTCGAAAAATTAATGAAAGTGATTATCTTGAGCTAATCAAGGCAAAAGGCTTAAAAGAAGTATTTTTATATTTAAGAGATAATACTTATTATGGTGAGTTCTTAAATAAAATGGATCCTGAAGACCTCCATCGAACTGAAATTGAAGCACATTTAAATGATTTAAAAGTGCGTGAAATTGAGAAACTGGTCCATTATCTGGCGGGTGTGGAAAAAACATTTTTTCAGGTTTTTTTTGTTCGCATGGAAGTTGAATCCTTGCGGATACTAATTCGTGGGATCGCAAGAAATGATAACTTGGAATCATTAAAGGGCCTGATTGTATATTCAGAAAAAAACACAAAAGTACCCTTTGAACGATTGTATCGCGCAAAGGATTGGGAAGAGTTTAAAAAGCTACTCGTGGGCACCGATTATTATCGTGTTCTTGAAATATATAAAGATGTCAAAGTTGATCAGGATTTAGCGATGGTTGAGAAAAACTTGGATCGCTATTACTACGATTTGTTAAAAAACCGGTTACGTAAACTCGATCGAAGAGCGAATCGAAGCTTAATTGATCTGCAACTCCGGAATTATGATCTGTTAAACCTTATTTGGATTTATCGTGGTAAAAAGTTTTATAACTTATCTCGGGAAGAGTTGATTGCTTATTCTCTAAGAGGAGGCCTGGAACTTAATGATCAACGCTTATTAAAACTGATCGATGCAAAAAATCTTGAAGAAATGAAGAATCTATTGGTCAATTCGGAATATGCATTTCTTTTTAATCATACCAAAACCATCGATTTATTTATGGAAAGACGACGCGAAAGATATCTTTATTATCAGAATTTAAAACTTTTCGGTGACAATGATAGTGGTCTGGGGAGAGTGGTAGCATACATTCGCTTGTTAGATTTCGAAATTGAAGATATTACTTCGATTATTGAAAGTAAGCGTTATCGTATGAGTCCAGATGAAACAAAAAATTATTTAATCAGACCCGTTGATTAG
- a CDS encoding ATP synthase subunit C: protein MNILTLIMIGATLLVLGTISIGVYFIYNDCDEKRAKMKKFLRINLSTFIPVLAAALVMLAPNVVAAATSGATGMTDTGLGYIGAALSTGLACIGAGYGVGVVGSAALGAVSEDPKILGKTMIYVGLAEGVAIYGLIISIMIIGSL from the coding sequence ATGAATATACTAACTCTTATTATGATTGGGGCAACCTTACTGGTTTTAGGAACCATTTCTATTGGTGTCTATTTTATTTATAATGATTGCGATGAAAAGCGTGCCAAAATGAAAAAGTTTTTGCGGATTAACTTATCAACTTTTATTCCGGTTTTAGCAGCGGCTTTGGTTATGTTAGCGCCAAATGTAGTAGCGGCTGCGACTTCAGGAGCAACAGGAATGACCGATACGGGTTTAGGTTACATTGGCGCCGCACTCTCAACCGGTTTGGCTTGTATTGGCGCTGGTTATGGTGTTGGTGTTGTTGGTTCAGCGGCATTGGGAGCTGTCTCCGAAGATCCTAAAATATTAGGTAAAACTATGATTTATGTTGGTCTTGCAGAAGGGGTTGCGATTTATGGTTTGATTATTTCAATTATGATCATTGGAAGTTTATAG
- a CDS encoding V-type ATP synthase subunit E, whose amino-acid sequence MISVEEKLRVFTQYLLNKERKWGKDIINDAKEKREALLEESSQKINKEKRAVEERSYHTIFRDKNKIIAEGKNKAKTLELEEKNRILRDFNQMIREKVEPFLTQEVYSDYLRNCIVQIPQIFGNKKEIIVFVYERDLEQIKKIMAAELNDFSIEYRVGCNDCIGGLIVEDSEGRIHCDFTVENLIKTNYKLIGMTLNGFMEKQVS is encoded by the coding sequence ATGATTTCAGTTGAAGAAAAACTCCGGGTATTTACCCAGTATCTTTTAAACAAAGAGCGAAAATGGGGGAAAGATATCATCAACGACGCTAAAGAAAAACGAGAAGCGCTGTTAGAAGAGTCGAGTCAAAAAATTAATAAAGAAAAAAGAGCCGTTGAAGAACGGAGTTATCACACGATATTTAGAGATAAAAATAAAATCATTGCTGAAGGCAAAAATAAGGCAAAAACATTGGAATTGGAAGAAAAAAATCGAATATTACGCGATTTTAATCAAATGATCCGCGAAAAAGTTGAGCCTTTTTTAACGCAAGAGGTATACAGCGATTATTTACGGAATTGTATCGTCCAAATCCCACAAATATTTGGCAATAAAAAAGAAATTATTGTTTTTGTTTATGAACGGGATTTGGAGCAGATAAAAAAGATCATGGCCGCAGAATTAAATGACTTCAGCATTGAATACCGGGTCGGCTGTAATGATTGTATCGGAGGATTGATTGTGGAAGATAGCGAAGGTCGGATCCATTGCGATTTTACCGTTGAAAATCTGATTAAAACCAATTATAAACTCATCGGGATGACATTAAATGGGTTTATGGAAAAGCAGGTGAGTTAA
- a CDS encoding V-type ATP synthase subunit B, with product MKKEYLKIDKVVGPLIHISDVDDVFYGEVVDIVEIATGTIKKGKVIKIEEKNVVIQVFQNTAGLAAGNSIIKFTGEAFNLPMSLDLQGRIFNGIGEPIDNGSNIFSLVEANINGRPINPMSREYPRNFIQTGISSIDALATLIRGQKLPIFSGNGLPHNELAAQIVKQARLGDNVDEDFGVVFAAIGVKHDDEKFFRKSFDDANVMDRVVMFVNYADDPIAERVTTPRCALTAAEYLAFEKHMHILVVMTDITSYCEALREISSAREEVPSRKGYPGYMYSDLASLYERAGMLKDQVGSITLLPILTMPNDDITHPIPDLTGYITEGQVVLGRDLFQRSIYPPVAILPSLSRLMKDGIGEGFTRDDHAEVANQLFASYSKVQEVRDLSQIIGEEDLSETDKKYMAFGREFEAKFLNQGFDESRNIMESLNLGWKLLAMLPLTELDRLSPENIEKYYPKES from the coding sequence ATGAAAAAAGAATATTTAAAAATTGACAAGGTTGTTGGTCCCCTTATTCATATATCCGATGTCGATGATGTTTTTTACGGAGAGGTTGTCGATATTGTTGAAATTGCAACCGGAACGATCAAAAAAGGGAAAGTTATTAAAATTGAAGAAAAAAATGTTGTTATCCAGGTATTTCAGAATACGGCCGGTTTAGCAGCTGGAAACAGTATCATAAAATTTACTGGCGAAGCGTTTAATTTACCGATGTCGTTGGATTTACAAGGCCGGATATTTAATGGGATTGGCGAACCCATCGATAATGGGAGCAATATTTTCAGCTTGGTTGAAGCGAACATTAATGGTCGTCCGATTAACCCGATGTCCAGAGAGTATCCACGTAACTTTATTCAAACCGGGATTTCATCAATTGATGCTTTGGCGACATTGATCCGTGGTCAAAAATTGCCGATATTTTCAGGAAATGGGTTACCACATAATGAACTGGCGGCGCAAATTGTTAAACAAGCCCGTCTGGGCGATAATGTTGATGAAGACTTCGGTGTTGTCTTTGCGGCGATTGGGGTTAAACATGATGATGAAAAGTTTTTTAGAAAAAGTTTTGATGATGCCAATGTTATGGATCGCGTCGTGATGTTTGTCAACTATGCTGATGATCCCATTGCCGAAAGAGTTACGACTCCAAGGTGTGCGTTAACAGCGGCCGAATATCTGGCTTTTGAAAAACATATGCATATCCTGGTTGTCATGACCGATATCACCAGTTATTGTGAAGCATTACGGGAAATATCTTCGGCGCGAGAAGAAGTGCCAAGCCGTAAAGGATATCCGGGTTATATGTATTCGGATCTGGCTTCTTTGTATGAACGAGCCGGAATGCTTAAAGATCAGGTTGGGTCAATCACCCTGTTACCAATTTTGACGATGCCAAATGATGATATAACCCATCCTATCCCGGATTTAACGGGTTATATTACAGAGGGTCAAGTAGTACTGGGTCGAGACCTTTTCCAGCGTAGTATCTACCCTCCAGTGGCAATTTTGCCATCGCTTTCACGATTGATGAAAGATGGGATTGGCGAAGGATTCACGCGTGATGATCACGCTGAAGTTGCTAACCAATTATTTGCGTCTTATTCAAAAGTTCAGGAAGTAAGAGATTTATCGCAGATTATTGGGGAAGAAGATTTAAGTGAGACCGATAAAAAATACATGGCTTTTGGTCGTGAATTTGAGGCCAAATTTCTAAACCAGGGTTTTGATGAAAGTCGAAATATTATGGAAAGCTTGAATCTTGGTTGGAAACTTTTAGCGATGCTGCCATTAACTGAACTGGATCGATTAAGTCCCGAGAATATCGAAAAATATTATCCAAAGGAATCGTAG
- a CDS encoding phenylacetate--CoA ligase family protein has protein sequence MKIWSDKEKLSREEIRKIQFKRLKKTLNHVYENVPYYHEKFTAAGVKPVDIRTLEDLRLLPLTTKEDLRQTYPFGLFAVPKNKIVRYHASSGTTGKPTVVGYTKNDLKVWREVIARIATMGGVTNQDTAQITFGFGLFTGAFGLQQGLEKVGAGVIPMSSGNTQKQIMIMQDFQTTTLIGTPSYALHLAETATEMGIDPKTELFLKYGLFGGEGSTEEMRAKLNEAWGIISTENYGMSELIGPGVSGECQAFKGMHINEDHFIAEIIDPNTLEVLPEGSVGELIITPITKEALPLIRYRTKDITKLDTTPCDCGRTTARMAKITGRTDDMLIIGGVNVFPSQIEGVLLGIKGIGSNYQIRVMKKGYLDRIEIDVEVINQDLLLSVTLLDQLYKEIESKLHTILGIHAGIHLVEPKSLARSEGKAKRVIDMRS, from the coding sequence ATGAAAATATGGTCAGATAAAGAAAAATTATCCCGGGAAGAAATTCGCAAAATACAATTTAAGCGACTAAAAAAAACCTTGAATCACGTTTATGAAAACGTGCCTTATTATCATGAAAAATTCACCGCCGCCGGTGTCAAACCGGTCGATATTCGCACCCTTGAGGACCTTCGGTTATTACCACTTACCACCAAAGAAGATCTCCGCCAAACTTATCCCTTTGGGCTTTTTGCTGTTCCCAAAAATAAAATTGTTCGTTATCATGCCTCTTCGGGCACAACCGGCAAACCAACCGTTGTCGGTTATACCAAAAATGATCTCAAAGTCTGGCGCGAAGTCATCGCTCGAATTGCCACAATGGGTGGCGTCACCAATCAAGATACGGCTCAGATAACCTTTGGTTTTGGACTTTTTACCGGGGCCTTTGGATTACAACAAGGATTGGAAAAAGTTGGGGCCGGTGTCATCCCCATGTCCAGCGGGAATACCCAAAAACAAATTATGATCATGCAGGATTTTCAAACCACCACGCTGATCGGCACCCCCTCCTACGCCCTCCATCTTGCCGAAACCGCAACCGAAATGGGAATTGATCCCAAAACCGAACTTTTTCTGAAATATGGTCTTTTTGGCGGCGAAGGATCAACCGAGGAAATGCGTGCCAAACTTAATGAAGCCTGGGGGATTATCTCAACTGAAAACTATGGCATGAGCGAATTAATCGGTCCTGGGGTTTCGGGCGAGTGCCAGGCATTTAAGGGCATGCACATCAATGAAGATCATTTTATCGCCGAAATCATTGATCCCAACACTCTGGAAGTATTACCAGAAGGTTCGGTAGGGGAATTAATTATTACCCCGATTACCAAAGAAGCCCTGCCACTCATTCGTTATCGCACCAAGGATATTACTAAGTTGGATACTACCCCTTGCGACTGTGGCCGAACCACGGCCCGAATGGCCAAGATCACCGGGCGAACTGATGATATGCTGATTATTGGCGGTGTCAATGTCTTCCCTTCACAAATTGAAGGCGTTCTTTTAGGTATTAAAGGCATTGGTTCTAATTATCAAATTCGCGTCATGAAGAAAGGTTATCTGGATCGCATCGAGATTGATGTTGAAGTGATCAACCAGGACTTACTGCTATCAGTCACCCTACTTGATCAACTTTACAAAGAAATTGAATCCAAACTTCACACGATCCTTGGTATCCATGCTGGCATTCATTTGGTTGAACCTAAAAGTTTAGCGCGATCTGAAGGAAAAGCCAAACGTGTCATTGACATGCGATCATAA
- a CDS encoding V-type ATP synthase subunit D, translating to MAIKITPTKANLIKAKGRLNFSEKGYDLLDKKRTILIQEIMQLVKEAELIEKEIGQMFREAYEALQQVCISMGLNHLEEFTLSVVPEMSFEIRAKSVMGVDIPEVIYTEKNEKILSSGFYENNPALDIAIRKFDDVKHLSYQLAQVETTAYKLSLEIKKTQKSANALDKIQIPRLKEEIKYIQDTIEEKEREEFFRLKKVKNKR from the coding sequence ATGGCCATTAAAATAACCCCAACCAAAGCGAATTTAATAAAAGCGAAAGGTCGCTTGAATTTTTCTGAAAAAGGGTATGACCTCTTAGATAAAAAAAGAACCATTCTGATTCAGGAAATCATGCAACTGGTAAAAGAAGCTGAATTGATCGAAAAAGAAATTGGGCAAATGTTTCGCGAGGCTTATGAGGCCCTGCAACAAGTATGTATCAGTATGGGTTTGAATCATCTGGAAGAATTTACCTTATCAGTTGTTCCGGAAATGTCTTTTGAAATTCGAGCGAAAAGTGTCATGGGGGTAGATATCCCCGAGGTGATCTATACTGAAAAAAATGAAAAAATTCTATCATCCGGTTTTTATGAAAATAATCCGGCGTTGGATATTGCGATCCGAAAATTTGACGATGTAAAGCATTTGTCATATCAATTGGCGCAGGTGGAAACGACCGCTTATAAACTATCACTTGAGATTAAAAAAACTCAAAAAAGTGCCAATGCCTTAGATAAAATCCAAATTCCTCGTTTGAAGGAAGAAATAAAATATATTCAGGATACCATTGAAGAAAAAGAACGGGAAGAATTTTTCAGGCTTAAAAAAGTAAAAAATAAACGATAA
- a CDS encoding V-type ATP synthase subunit F, whose amino-acid sequence MKSYLISENRDSLIGMQLAGIEGTYLKSKDEIEVAFKDALNNKDIGIIFLTEKAYLMIEEAVIEVKKKYFSPLVTVIPDRYGYQRSEGMITRYIKESVGL is encoded by the coding sequence ATGAAGTCTTATCTGATTAGTGAGAACCGGGATTCTTTGATAGGAATGCAACTGGCTGGCATCGAAGGGACTTATTTAAAATCAAAAGATGAAATTGAAGTAGCATTCAAAGATGCCTTAAATAATAAAGATATTGGAATTATTTTCCTGACAGAAAAGGCATATTTGATGATTGAAGAAGCTGTGATTGAAGTAAAAAAGAAATATTTTTCACCTTTAGTTACTGTTATTCCTGATCGCTATGGATATCAACGAAGTGAAGGAATGATTACACGGTATATTAAAGAATCTGTGGGATTATAA
- a CDS encoding amino acid-binding protein, giving the protein MLINQLSVFIQNKKGHLSKITKVLKDADVDIRAISVFDSAEFGILRIVVDKPEIGAEALKAAGHVVKQSYVLAVDPSDKIGSLYDIFTLLSENDVNVEYVYSFVMPSNQGSPLIILKADDQEKALALLSASDFNLIPKELVYNAH; this is encoded by the coding sequence ATGCTGATAAATCAATTGTCTGTCTTTATCCAAAATAAAAAAGGCCATCTGAGTAAGATCACCAAAGTCTTAAAAGATGCCGATGTCGATATCCGTGCTATTTCCGTTTTTGACAGTGCCGAATTTGGTATCTTGCGAATTGTGGTCGATAAACCGGAAATTGGTGCCGAAGCACTTAAAGCTGCCGGCCACGTTGTTAAACAAAGTTATGTTCTAGCTGTTGATCCTTCCGACAAGATTGGCAGTCTTTACGATATTTTTACTCTGTTATCCGAAAATGATGTGAATGTCGAATATGTTTATTCATTTGTGATGCCAAGCAATCAGGGTTCCCCGCTTATTATTTTAAAAGCTGATGATCAAGAAAAAGCGCTGGCTTTATTAAGCGCCTCAGATTTTAATCTGATCCCCAAAGAACTCGTGTATAACGCCCATTAA
- a CDS encoding V-type ATP synthase subunit I, whose amino-acid sequence MAIENVIMMDVVGKIKYVDKFAKDIFLFNDIQIVDAMHEIDSGRFILPIREENMGELLGFAQLESGETMMDEKSFVKTVNKLNELYRGSLDLDMVSLAKGDNDLGMALSKAKQFEKNLVLEYGEIKDINDRLEALEKSRVAYSYLDELEANMSELDNLENFSYSLGSVTKDNAARLKSIYNSVTSIVFHVGNQQDNEEVFMIVSPKDLEIESQRILKALNFKPIEGFSTEYTDKPKTVLSEIHEEIKTLNEKKSELLVSLKIHLEENRKDATESFNTLSLYGNLNIIKKYMAFSDENFYFSGWISKRDKQQMEEIAAKYPEMIIMFSDTNSGSGKPPTKLKNNWLFRPFEALVKMYGVPSFNELDPTPFLSITYMFCFGFMFGDAGQGLILALVGLILGKRGVELGKVLFRLGLCSTFFGFMYGSVFGFEEIIHPLWLRPFDEINTILLTAVIIGIVMLFVAYVYSIINKLKNKEFKEGIFGKNGICGFVLYSSGLGILGLNFGIFPNAVLFTPILIGLAIFLIFIVLIREPLTNYLTQKRPLYEETASEYYVVNSFELFEMLLGMLSNTISFIRIGAFALTHVGLFMAFQTLAVMVQNGVISVGILIFANIFIIVLEGLIVSIQALRLQFYELFSKYYSGDGIEFRPVNLEINLS is encoded by the coding sequence ATGGCAATTGAAAATGTGATTATGATGGATGTAGTAGGTAAGATCAAATACGTTGATAAATTTGCCAAAGACATTTTTCTTTTCAACGATATACAAATAGTCGATGCCATGCATGAAATAGACTCCGGTAGATTTATTCTGCCAATTCGTGAAGAAAACATGGGAGAACTATTAGGCTTTGCCCAGCTTGAATCTGGGGAAACCATGATGGATGAAAAGAGTTTTGTAAAAACAGTAAATAAGTTAAATGAACTTTACAGAGGATCACTTGACTTAGATATGGTTTCTTTAGCAAAAGGGGATAATGATCTTGGGATGGCTTTATCAAAAGCCAAACAGTTTGAAAAAAATTTAGTACTCGAATATGGCGAAATTAAGGATATCAATGATCGCCTTGAAGCACTTGAAAAAAGTCGGGTAGCGTATTCATACCTTGACGAACTTGAAGCGAACATGAGTGAGCTTGATAATCTGGAAAATTTTTCCTACAGTCTTGGTTCGGTGACGAAAGATAATGCCGCCCGGTTGAAAAGTATTTATAATAGTGTCACTTCGATTGTTTTTCATGTTGGTAACCAGCAAGATAATGAAGAAGTGTTTATGATCGTGTCACCAAAAGATTTGGAGATCGAGTCACAACGAATTCTTAAGGCCCTCAACTTTAAACCGATTGAAGGGTTTAGTACCGAATACACGGATAAACCCAAAACGGTTCTTTCCGAAATTCATGAAGAAATAAAAACGCTCAATGAAAAAAAATCAGAATTATTGGTAAGTTTAAAAATTCATTTAGAAGAAAATCGAAAAGACGCAACGGAGAGTTTTAATACCCTTAGTTTATATGGAAACCTTAATATTATTAAAAAGTACATGGCGTTTAGTGATGAAAACTTTTATTTCTCTGGATGGATCTCAAAAAGGGATAAACAACAAATGGAGGAAATTGCCGCTAAATATCCGGAAATGATTATCATGTTTTCGGACACCAATAGTGGCAGTGGCAAACCACCAACGAAATTAAAAAATAATTGGCTTTTCCGTCCTTTTGAAGCACTCGTTAAAATGTACGGAGTGCCTTCATTTAATGAGCTAGACCCAACCCCTTTTTTAAGTATTACTTACATGTTTTGCTTTGGATTTATGTTTGGTGATGCGGGACAGGGTCTTATTTTGGCTTTGGTCGGATTGATCTTGGGAAAAAGGGGAGTGGAGCTTGGGAAAGTGCTCTTTCGATTAGGACTGTGCTCTACGTTCTTTGGTTTTATGTATGGTAGTGTTTTTGGATTTGAAGAGATTATTCATCCACTGTGGCTCAGACCTTTTGATGAAATCAATACAATATTATTAACAGCGGTTATAATTGGCATTGTGATGCTATTTGTGGCATATGTTTATAGTATTATCAATAAGCTCAAAAATAAAGAATTTAAAGAAGGTATTTTTGGCAAAAATGGGATCTGCGGATTTGTTTTATATTCATCTGGTTTAGGTATTTTGGGCTTGAATTTTGGAATTTTTCCAAATGCTGTGTTGTTTACGCCGATCTTAATTGGATTAGCTATTTTTCTGATTTTTATCGTTTTGATCAGAGAGCCATTAACAAATTATTTGACTCAAAAAAGACCTTTATATGAAGAAACAGCATCTGAATATTATGTTGTAAATAGTTTTGAACTTTTCGAAATGCTTTTGGGGATGTTGAGTAATACGATCTCCTTTATTAGAATTGGAGCGTTTGCTTTAACACATGTAGGTCTGTTTATGGCCTTTCAGACCCTTGCCGTGATGGTTCAAAATGGTGTGATAAGTGTGGGAATACTTATCTTTGCAAACATTTTTATTATTGTGTTGGAAGGTCTGATTGTGTCAATACAGGCATTAAGACTTCAGTTTTATGAACTGTTTAGTAAATATTATTCCGGTGACGGGATCGAATTTAGACCAGTTAATCTGGAAATTAATTTATCTTAA
- a CDS encoding V-type ATP synthase subunit A, translating to MEENKIRGVISAINGPVIKGKNMTTFKMREMVTVGEKRLIGEVIVLEGDVGTIQVYEETEGLKTGEEITPTGRPLSLKLGPGMLKNMFDGIQRPLEKIQEISPIFIPEGIGLLSIDEQKLWPAKITVKTGDVLLAGSIFGTVEETEVIQNRLLVPPNISGTVIEVVPDGDYTIEDVLIKIQDGKNEIHELKMAHEWPVRTPRPNAYRRETLVPLITGQRVIDIFFPIAKGGTAAIPGGFGTGKTMTQHQLAKWSDADIIVYIGCGERGNEMTEVIEDFPKLIDPRSGKSIMERTVLIANTSNMPVAAREASIYTGVTIAEYYRDMGYAVAMMADSTSRWAEALREISGRLEEMPAEEGYPAYLPSRIAEFYERAGSIETLGGNDGSITIIGAVSPAGGDFSEPVTENTKRFVNVFLALDKSLAYARHYPAINWLESYSGYIKILSDWYEDNVAEDCIDLRNKMLELLYEENKLQEMVMLVGEDVLPDDQRWVLEIAKIIKVGYLQQNAYNKEDTYVPLDKQYAMLKAIEYLYEKGREGLRLGIPTSQLKDIDIFNQFIKMKYTIPNDDLSGIDRLKDEIDAHFEVLFKKYEN from the coding sequence ATGGAAGAAAATAAAATAAGGGGCGTCATCTCAGCGATCAACGGACCAGTTATTAAGGGTAAAAACATGACCACTTTCAAGATGCGGGAAATGGTAACGGTTGGCGAAAAACGTCTGATTGGTGAAGTGATTGTACTTGAAGGTGATGTTGGAACGATCCAGGTTTATGAAGAGACCGAAGGTCTAAAAACCGGGGAGGAAATTACACCAACCGGTCGGCCACTTAGTTTGAAGTTAGGACCGGGTATGTTGAAGAACATGTTTGATGGGATTCAGCGACCGCTTGAAAAAATCCAGGAAATTTCGCCTATTTTTATTCCTGAGGGCATCGGTTTGCTGTCAATTGACGAACAAAAGTTATGGCCTGCAAAAATTACTGTGAAAACCGGCGATGTTTTATTGGCCGGGAGTATTTTTGGAACGGTGGAGGAAACTGAGGTTATTCAAAATCGTCTGTTGGTCCCCCCCAATATTTCGGGAACGGTTATCGAAGTAGTCCCCGATGGTGACTATACAATTGAAGATGTGCTGATTAAAATTCAGGATGGAAAAAATGAGATTCATGAGTTGAAAATGGCGCATGAATGGCCGGTGCGAACGCCACGGCCAAATGCCTACCGACGTGAAACTCTGGTTCCGTTAATTACCGGACAACGGGTTATCGACATTTTTTTCCCAATTGCCAAAGGTGGAACCGCAGCTATTCCCGGTGGATTTGGGACCGGTAAAACGATGACGCAACATCAATTGGCGAAATGGTCAGACGCGGATATCATCGTTTATATCGGTTGTGGTGAGCGTGGTAATGAAATGACCGAGGTTATTGAGGATTTTCCCAAGTTGATCGATCCCCGTTCAGGTAAATCGATTATGGAACGAACCGTCCTCATTGCCAATACTTCCAATATGCCGGTTGCGGCTCGGGAAGCAAGTATTTATACGGGGGTCACCATTGCCGAATATTATCGGGATATGGGTTACGCCGTAGCAATGATGGCGGATTCAACATCACGTTGGGCCGAAGCATTACGAGAAATTTCCGGACGATTGGAAGAAATGCCGGCAGAAGAAGGTTATCCGGCTTATTTGCCATCGCGAATTGCTGAGTTTTATGAACGGGCTGGCAGCATTGAAACATTGGGTGGCAATGATGGATCAATTACCATTATTGGCGCGGTTTCACCAGCCGGTGGAGATTTTTCAGAGCCCGTTACTGAAAACACCAAACGTTTTGTAAATGTCTTTTTAGCACTCGACAAAAGTCTGGCTTATGCCAGACATTATCCGGCGATCAACTGGCTGGAAAGCTATAGTGGTTATATCAAAATACTATCAGACTGGTATGAGGATAACGTGGCAGAAGATTGTATTGACTTGCGAAATAAAATGCTCGAGCTTCTCTATGAAGAAAATAAGCTCCAGGAGATGGTAATGCTGGTTGGGGAAGATGTACTGCCCGATGATCAACGTTGGGTGCTTGAGATTGCTAAAATTATTAAGGTCGGATATTTGCAGCAAAATGCCTATAATAAAGAAGATACCTATGTCCCACTTGATAAACAATACGCGATGCTTAAAGCGATTGAATATTTATATGAGAAGGGTCGTGAAGGATTAAGATTAGGGATTCCAACTTCACAGCTTAAAGATATTGATATTTTTAACCAATTTATTAAAATGAAATATACCATCCCAAATGATGACCTCAGTGGTATCGATCGTCTGAAAGACGAAATTGATGCGCATTTTGAAGTGCTGTTTAAAAAATATGAGAATTAG